Genomic DNA from Streptomyces sp. GS7:
CGGACGGCCGGGAACCAGCGCCGCTACACCCGCGACGCGCTGCGCCGGGTCGCGTTCGTACGGGCGGCGCAGCGCGTCGGGATCCCGCTCGCGGTGATCCGGGACGCGCTGGCGGAGCTGCCGGACGAGCGCACCCCCAACCGCGAGGACTGGGCCCGGCTGTCCGAGGTGTGGCGCTCCGAACTGGACGAGCGGATCAGCCAGCTCGTCGAGCTGCGCGACCGGCTGTCCGACTGCATCGGCTGCGGCTGCCTCTCGCTGCAGACGTGCGCGCTGTCGAACCCGTACGACAGCCTCGGCGAACAGGGGCCGGGCGCGCGGCGGTTGCGGGTGGACCGGGCCGCCAAGGACCCGGCGCCGGCGG
This window encodes:
- the soxR gene encoding redox-sensitive transcriptional activator SoxR, translating into MPQLPYKVHELSVGQLSARSGAAVSALHFYESKGLISSTRTAGNQRRYTRDALRRVAFVRAAQRVGIPLAVIRDALAELPDERTPNREDWARLSEVWRSELDERISQLVELRDRLSDCIGCGCLSLQTCALSNPYDSLGEQGPGARRLRVDRAAKDPAPADDGGAGPCAPGDAGCAPAPGRGTGRG